One window of Medicago truncatula cultivar Jemalong A17 chromosome 2, MtrunA17r5.0-ANR, whole genome shotgun sequence genomic DNA carries:
- the LOC120578358 gene encoding high mobility group B protein 6, giving the protein MGVNHSRRKPSGFRLLNPPWMRPGRKSKKKQITKEEYLADDATEKGTQKHQKAKKEKSAMSTIQEEVEDLDEVPFIRKRKRTDSEKPLSPKKKREAALQTIRNKRTRDLKTAEGSKEDQAEQPEEEPCAKKAKNKPSVMPMYVPTAEQWLYARNYTRTGMAKLKELRQQKKREEQLKAAGYKLAPEKAAEFAALAAEVEKETVQEGLKLLSQALKDKQASEATSSEPASKASEAALPEAHSSGDRA; this is encoded by the exons atgggagttaatcattcaaggaGAAAACCCAGTGGATTTCGCCTCCTTAACCCACCATGGATGCGACCTG gtaGAAAGTCCAAGAaaaagcagatcaccaaggaggAGTATCTTGCTGAtgatgctactgagaagggtACTCAGAAGCATCaaaaagctaagaaggaaaaatcagcAATGTCCACTATTCAAGAGGAAGTGGAGGACTTGGATGAAGTCCCATTTAtcaggaaaaggaaaagga ctgatTCTGAAAAACCTCTAAGtcctaagaagaaaagagaagctgctcttcaaaccatcagAAACAAGAGAACAAGAGATCTAAAAACTGCTGAAGGTAGCAAAGAAGATCAAGCTGAACAGCCAGAAGAAGAGCCATGTGCTAAAAAGGCTAAGAATAAGCCTAGTGTCATGCCAATGTATGTTCCTACAGCAGAACAATGGCTATATGCTAGGAATTATACTAGAACTGGGATGGCTAAGTTGAAGGAGCTGAGACAGCAGAAGAAAAGAGAGGAACAACTTAAGGCTGCAGGGTATAAGCTAGCTCCTGAGAAGGCTGCTGAGTTTGCTGCGTTGGCTGCTGAGGTTGAAAAGGAAACTGTTCAGGAGGGATTGAAGCTGCTTTCTCAAGCTTTGAAAGACAAGCAAGCTTCCGAAGCTACTTCTTCAGAACCAGCTTCTAAAGCTTCAGAAGCAGCTCTTCCAGAAGCTCACTCTTCAG gtgatcgtgcttag
- the LOC112418062 gene encoding uncharacterized protein, producing MLAIKKPLFRIAPQAPIKLSNFTTIGQKDLTSNKGHDTAKEKFDAKKVTNEASVTKNHESRQNQDPRGNLITQSKGSLQKKEMFNPKRVTNEALVTKNQGSKQNQDPRGNLMTQTKGFVQNQHPNKQPARKVVLEEVESPMKITYAENDNLGTRENPKKWVGDEDDEAMESQQSATKKTKRIPLCKSTTIVEFLKENNVLSDEEDEEELENEDEDGEYAMEEENEEEDGENNGTIKKKTRGSTQCLKIHARKIQDRQEVILDDIGEPIGPDENVVSDLSMFLGTVARNSAFCPFLYTNFKKVVENHGEAIWNFVQGIFIIPEKGRKGVFS from the exons ATGTTAGCAATCAAAAAGCCTTTGTTTAGGATTGCACCTCAGGCACCAatcaaattatcaaatttcacaACAATTGGTCAAAAGGATTTAACCTCAAACAAGGGTCATGATACAGCAAAagagaaatttgatgccaagaaAGTCACAAATGAAGCATCAGTGACTAAAAACCATGAGTCAAGACAAAACCAAGATCCAAGAGGCAACCTTATCACTCAAAGCAAAGGATCCCTGCAGAAAAAAGAGATGTTTAATCCCAAGAGAGTCACGAATGAAGCATTGGTGACTAAAAACCAAGGATCCAAACAAAATCAAGATCCAAGAGGCAACCTTATGACTCAAACCAAAGGATTTGTGCAGAATCAACATCCAAATAAACAACCTGCGAGAAAGGTAGTTCTTGAAGAAGTTGAGTCACCCATGAAAATTACTTATGCTGAAAATGACAACTTAGGAACAAGAGAGAATCCAAAAAAATGGGTGGGGGATGAAGACGATGAGGCAATGGAGAGTCAGCAAAGTGCAACAAAGAAGACAAAAAGAATTCCATTGTGCAAATCAACGACAATTGTTGAGTTTCTTAAGGAAAACAATGTACTTAgcgatgaagaagatgaagaagaattgGAAAATGAAGACGAAGATGGAGAATAtgccatggaagaagaaaatgaagaggaAGATGGTGAAAATAATG GTacaattaagaaaaaaacaCGTGGATCTACTCAATGCTTGAAAATACATGCAAGAAAAATTCAAGATCGTCAAGAAGTTATACTTGATGATATTGGAGAACCGATTGGACCTGACGAAAATGTTGTCTCTGACTTGAGTATGTTTCTTGGCACTGTCGCTAGGAACTCAGCTTTTTGTCCCTTCCTTTACACAAACTTTAAGAAAGTTGTAGAGAATCATGGGGAAGCTATATGGAATTTTGTTCAG ggtataTTTATTATTCCCGAGAAAGGAAGGAAAGGTGTTTTTTCTTGA